One genomic region from Desulfovibrio desulfuricans DSM 642 encodes:
- a CDS encoding EF-hand domain-containing protein, translating into MKLLHIALAAVLCLWAASAQANPAATDTARVDKFAMMDTDKDGKVSYEEFKAYFPNMREEAFAVIDKNGDKVINRAEWDEFVSNHSSGHMGGSMGNMMGGQNGMPGNAMMPAPGSADMPLVTPPNGK; encoded by the coding sequence ATGAAGCTTCTGCACATAGCCCTCGCTGCCGTGCTCTGCCTTTGGGCCGCATCTGCCCAGGCCAACCCCGCTGCAACCGATACGGCCAGGGTTGATAAATTTGCCATGATGGATACTGACAAGGACGGCAAGGTGTCCTACGAGGAATTCAAGGCGTACTTCCCCAACATGCGCGAAGAAGCCTTTGCCGTTATTGACAAAAACGGTGATAAAGTTATTAACCGCGCTGAATGGGACGAATTTGTGTCCAACCATTCCTCCGGCCACATGGGCGGCAGCATGGGCAACATGATGGGCGGCCAGAACGGCATGCCCGGCAACGCCATGATGCCCGCCCCCGGCAGCGCAGACATGCCCCTGGTGACGCCCCCCAATGGCAAATAA
- a CDS encoding methyl-accepting chemotaxis protein, producing the protein MSLRVKLASGFGVILLVFVISGSLAMLALRAQRETLGMLGRHELPTINLLHEASLDMQLYRKAEKDILLNMGDSKALKGYMGKLDEVSAGLGENLRKLAAALRGNPQAGAKAEALAQEAAQAFAAYDAVVRRTSSEVTSGSGGMSAAQANAYYTTYKNHVHTTEKNLESLETQFMERVVSSQRELAEQTRGTERLLLISICGSVVCGASIALLVLLSVTRPLGRVISFARAVAGGDLEARASGSYSAEMGALRDSIEGMVATLKGKIAETEHKSAEAAEEGRRARQAADEAQAAKAAAERARAEGMMEAAAQLERAVEGISSVSGDISAQARQASLGAERQSARVGEAATAIEQMNATVLEVARNAANTAQSTDAAHSRANEGSGVMRQVVDGMDEVRRVSAELKNSMDTLGGMVGNIGQIMSVISDIADQTNLLALNAAIEAARAGDAGRGFAVVADEVRKLAEKTMGATREVGEAISGIQSGTSANIENMERALAAVERTTELAGRCGEVLREIVTMVDGASDQVRAIATASEEQSATSEEITRSIDEINGISRDTASIMSKSAQAVEQLAGQTRDLQGLVQKMKSGA; encoded by the coding sequence ATGTCGCTTCGGGTTAAACTGGCAAGCGGTTTTGGCGTAATCCTGCTGGTTTTTGTCATATCCGGCAGTCTGGCCATGCTGGCCTTGCGCGCACAGCGCGAAACGCTGGGCATGTTGGGCAGGCATGAACTGCCCACCATCAATCTACTGCACGAAGCATCACTGGATATGCAGCTTTACCGCAAGGCTGAAAAAGATATCCTGCTGAACATGGGCGACAGCAAGGCGCTCAAAGGATACATGGGCAAGCTGGATGAGGTCTCGGCTGGATTGGGCGAAAACCTGCGAAAGCTGGCGGCCGCCCTGCGGGGCAATCCCCAGGCCGGAGCCAAGGCCGAGGCCCTGGCGCAGGAGGCGGCACAGGCATTTGCGGCTTACGATGCCGTGGTGCGCCGCACTTCTTCAGAAGTAACCTCCGGTTCTGGCGGCATGAGTGCCGCACAGGCCAATGCCTACTACACAACCTACAAGAATCACGTTCATACTACCGAAAAAAATCTGGAATCGCTGGAAACCCAGTTCATGGAACGCGTGGTATCCAGCCAGCGAGAACTGGCCGAACAAACGCGCGGTACAGAACGCCTGCTGCTGATTTCCATTTGCGGCAGTGTTGTATGCGGCGCGAGTATTGCCCTGCTGGTGCTGCTGTCTGTAACCCGGCCTCTGGGGCGGGTGATCAGCTTTGCGCGCGCCGTGGCTGGCGGAGACCTCGAGGCCCGGGCTAGCGGCAGTTACAGTGCGGAAATGGGCGCGCTGCGCGACAGCATTGAGGGCATGGTAGCTACGCTCAAGGGCAAGATAGCCGAAACCGAACACAAAAGCGCCGAGGCTGCGGAAGAAGGCCGCCGCGCCCGGCAGGCTGCTGATGAAGCTCAGGCCGCCAAGGCTGCAGCAGAGCGCGCCAGAGCGGAGGGCATGATGGAAGCCGCCGCGCAACTTGAACGCGCGGTGGAGGGGATTTCGTCCGTTTCCGGGGATATATCTGCGCAGGCGCGTCAGGCCAGCCTTGGTGCGGAGCGCCAGTCCGCCCGCGTGGGCGAGGCCGCCACAGCCATTGAGCAGATGAACGCCACCGTGCTTGAGGTTGCCCGGAATGCCGCTAATACCGCGCAAAGCACGGATGCCGCGCACAGCAGGGCCAATGAAGGTTCCGGCGTCATGCGTCAGGTGGTGGACGGCATGGACGAGGTGCGGCGCGTCTCCGCCGAGCTGAAAAATTCCATGGATACGCTGGGCGGCATGGTGGGCAACATCGGGCAGATCATGTCTGTCATTTCAGATATTGCGGATCAGACCAACCTGCTGGCCCTCAATGCAGCCATTGAGGCGGCGAGGGCTGGCGACGCCGGGCGCGGTTTTGCTGTGGTGGCGGACGAGGTGCGCAAACTGGCGGAAAAAACCATGGGGGCCACCCGCGAGGTGGGCGAGGCTATCAGCGGCATCCAGAGCGGCACCAGCGCCAACATAGAAAATATGGAGCGCGCCCTTGCCGCTGTGGAGCGCACAACGGAACTGGCCGGGCGTTGCGGCGAGGTGCTGCGGGAGATTGTAACCATGGTTGACGGCGCGAGCGATCAGGTGCGCGCCATTGCCACCGCCAGCGAAGAACAGTCTGCCACATCAGAAGAAATCACCCGCAGTATTGATGAAATCAACGGTATTTCGCGTGATACGGCTTCAATTATGAGCAAGTCCGCGCAGGCTGTGGAGCAGTTGGCGGGGCAGACGCGCGATTTGCAGGGCCTGGTGCAAAAAATGAAGTCTGGCGCGTAG
- a CDS encoding RHS repeat domain-containing protein, with translation MRDAQVARSQNGLEIQYQYDAAGRIARKTEQFNRASNVLEYAYDAEGRLTEVKNNAVIAETYKYSASGQRVRSKVWYEGCPSASTSAMEKSRYSYNDKGQLESDGQNRYAYDKYGSVSSIAGKRGLRLAYGSSTMLGRAELNDGCELRYAYKGTRLYRRYRHNDITGEYRRNDQARLAGFRDHELRLEYGYVYDADGTLSRIVIRPLGKTVLDADAAPVNEHNGSDGWLHWFCAANRKERVCQCLSAYQQFRNPSDAGKPEKPALGGAMTGSAPAGAASALSSLVLACCCDHLGTPRLFVGPDGKVVKEVVRSSFGKIVYDSLPCLYVPIGFCAGLEDRDTHLIRFNWRDYDPRIGRFMSLDPANDTRGDGDLYDYCVDDPVNRHDVNGLAWDESKHPRDAGGQFTNAGAVCRAIQPLGKN, from the coding sequence ATGCGTGACGCGCAAGTGGCGAGAAGCCAGAATGGCTTGGAAATCCAGTATCAGTATGACGCTGCTGGACGCATTGCCCGCAAAACAGAGCAGTTTAACAGGGCCTCAAATGTGCTGGAGTATGCCTACGATGCCGAGGGCAGGCTGACCGAGGTGAAAAACAACGCTGTAATTGCGGAAACATATAAATACAGTGCTTCTGGCCAGCGCGTGCGCAGCAAGGTCTGGTATGAGGGCTGCCCTTCCGCATCAACAAGCGCAATGGAAAAATCGCGCTACAGCTATAATGACAAAGGCCAGTTGGAAAGCGATGGGCAAAACCGCTATGCCTATGACAAATACGGTTCGGTAAGCAGCATCGCAGGCAAGCGCGGCCTTCGCCTTGCCTACGGCAGCAGTACCATGCTGGGCAGGGCCGAGCTCAATGATGGTTGCGAACTGCGCTACGCCTACAAGGGCACAAGGCTTTACAGGCGTTACCGCCACAACGACATTACGGGCGAATACCGCCGGAACGATCAGGCAAGGCTCGCAGGCTTCCGCGACCATGAACTTCGGCTGGAGTATGGCTATGTTTATGATGCGGACGGCACCCTGAGCAGGATAGTCATTCGCCCCTTGGGCAAAACGGTTCTGGATGCTGATGCCGCCCCGGTAAATGAGCACAACGGCTCGGACGGCTGGTTGCACTGGTTTTGCGCAGCAAATCGTAAGGAAAGAGTGTGCCAGTGCCTCTCTGCATACCAACAGTTCCGCAACCCTTCTGATGCTGGCAAGCCAGAAAAGCCCGCTCTGGGAGGGGCAATGACGGGGAGCGCGCCTGCCGGGGCGGCATCGGCGCTGTCGTCACTCGTGCTGGCGTGCTGCTGCGATCATCTGGGAACACCACGCCTGTTTGTGGGGCCAGACGGCAAGGTGGTCAAGGAGGTGGTGCGCAGCAGTTTTGGCAAAATTGTTTATGATTCATTACCTTGCCTCTATGTGCCCATAGGTTTTTGCGCCGGGCTGGAAGACAGGGACACCCACCTCATACGGTTTAACTGGCGCGACTATGATCCGCGCATTGGCAGATTTATGTCGCTTGACCCTGCAAACGACACGCGCGGCGATGGTGACCTGTACGACTATTGCGTGGATGATCCGGTCAACAGGCACGATGTCAACGGGCTGGCCTGGGATGAGAGCAAGCATCCCCGAGATGCAGGCGGTCAGTTTACCAACGCGGGGGCGGTATGCCGGGCTATTCAACCTCTGGGCAAGAATTGA
- a CDS encoding CHAP domain-containing protein, which yields MYRADVGRNAMSEREELKRSAISRNGMMRREEILPNDKPLPKWDLDAAIARLHSQVLPGSDSRCGEFVHKAIDAGGITLNTSYNPNGQSASGYGPILRHAGFRAVAPGEKPQKGDIVVFQATTGHKHGHVAMFDGKQWISDYKQNSIYAASIYEDNRVPYVIYRRP from the coding sequence ATGTATCGGGCAGATGTTGGTCGCAATGCCATGAGCGAGAGGGAAGAGCTTAAACGGTCTGCCATATCGCGCAACGGCATGATGCGGAGGGAGGAAATTTTGCCGAATGACAAGCCATTGCCCAAGTGGGATCTAGATGCGGCCATCGCTCGCTTGCACTCTCAGGTACTCCCTGGCTCTGACAGTCGGTGCGGTGAATTTGTCCACAAGGCCATCGATGCAGGCGGAATCACACTCAACACATCATACAACCCTAATGGGCAAAGTGCTAGCGGATATGGCCCCATTCTGCGCCACGCAGGTTTTAGAGCCGTGGCCCCGGGCGAGAAGCCACAAAAAGGGGATATCGTGGTTTTTCAGGCAACTACGGGGCATAAGCATGGCCATGTTGCCATGTTTGATGGCAAACAATGGATATCCGACTATAAGCAAAATAGTATATACGCGGCCTCAATCTATGAAGATAATCGTGTGCCGTATGTTATTTACCGGCGGCCATGA